The following coding sequences are from one Rhipicephalus microplus isolate Deutch F79 chromosome 3, USDA_Rmic, whole genome shotgun sequence window:
- the LOC119174184 gene encoding uncharacterized protein LOC119174184, whose protein sequence is MVSLGLLDGARSRNVVIVGAITTALLLPGATGANEGCGNTPDDSQMMSVLKQAADMFMPCIEGLYDMPIHGNIIEEAIQRVCRTYDKCNEIPENVADCLIEMTVEYLSTIKDFPYDPNVMAQKTLGCMMSSKTVPREKQRFFAALHWLLLLLK, encoded by the exons ATGGTCAGTCTGGGATTACTAGACGGTGCTCGCTCGAGGAACGTCGTGATCGTCGGTGCCATTACCACCGCACTGCTGTTGCCCGGGGCCACTGGTGCCAACGAGGGATGTGGCAACACACCAG ATGACAGCCAGATGATGTCTGTTCTGAAGCAAGCTGCCGACATGTTCATGCCTTGCATAGAAGGCCTCTACGACATGCCCATTCATGGCAATATCATTGAGGAG GCCATTCAGAGAGTGTGCAGAACCTACGACAAGTGCAACGAG atACCCGAGAATGTCGCTGATTGCCTCATAGAAATGACGGTTGAGTATTTG TCAACGATAAAAGATTTTCCCTACGACCCAAATGTAATGGCACAGAAGACTTTG GGTTGCATGATGAGCTCGAAGACGGTGCCACGAGAGAAGCAGCGTTTCTTCGCCGCGCTCCACTGGCTCCTACTGCTGCTTAAGTAG